The following proteins are encoded in a genomic region of Micromonospora olivasterospora:
- the rpmE gene encoding 50S ribosomal protein L31, protein MKANIHPEYVTTEVTCSCGNSFTTRSTAKGGSIHVETCSACHPFYTGKQRVLDTAGRVAKFQQKYAKVQAKKAK, encoded by the coding sequence ATGAAAGCCAACATCCACCCGGAGTACGTGACCACCGAGGTCACCTGCTCCTGCGGCAACTCCTTCACGACCCGCAGCACCGCCAAGGGCGGCTCGATCCACGTCGAGACCTGCAGCGCCTGCCACCCGTTCTACACCGGTAAGCAGCGCGTCCTCGACACCGCGGGCCGGGTCGCGAAGTTCCAGCAGAAGTACGCCAAGGTTCAGGCCAAGAAGGCCAAGTAA
- a CDS encoding AAA family ATPase, producing the protein MSGSPEKPAATRRPPRLIATRGLPASGKTTFARTLQPSVVRVNRDDLRRMLHGERLFTQWAEAQVTRAQRAQVEALLRGRVSVCVDDTNLRARTLRDWARLAADCGAGFEVHDFTDVPLDECLRRDAARPEADRVGEEAIRRLHHRYLADRPLPLPVPEVAPGGPARVHDARGGPPEIVLVDIDGTVALNVSRSPYDMTRVGEDVPNDAVIAAVRAMHAAGYGVVFCSGRDASARADTVAWLARHVRVPYLALHLRAIGDSRKDAVVKREIYEREIRPRYRVAGVFDDRMQVVRMWRALGLTVFQVAEGDF; encoded by the coding sequence GTGTCCGGTTCGCCCGAGAAACCGGCCGCGACGCGGCGGCCGCCCCGGCTGATCGCCACCCGGGGGCTGCCCGCCTCGGGCAAGACCACCTTCGCCCGCACCCTCCAGCCCTCGGTGGTCCGGGTGAACCGGGACGACCTGCGCCGCATGCTGCACGGCGAGCGGCTGTTCACCCAGTGGGCGGAGGCCCAGGTCACCCGGGCGCAACGGGCGCAGGTGGAGGCGCTGCTGCGGGGCCGGGTCAGCGTGTGCGTGGACGACACCAACCTGCGCGCCCGGACGCTGCGGGACTGGGCGCGGCTGGCCGCCGACTGCGGGGCCGGCTTCGAGGTGCACGACTTCACCGACGTACCCCTGGACGAGTGCCTGCGCCGGGACGCCGCGCGGCCGGAGGCCGACCGGGTGGGCGAGGAGGCGATCCGGCGGCTGCACCACCGCTACCTGGCCGACCGGCCGCTGCCGCTGCCGGTGCCGGAGGTCGCCCCCGGCGGCCCGGCCCGGGTGCACGACGCGCGGGGCGGGCCGCCGGAGATCGTCCTGGTGGACATCGACGGCACCGTGGCGCTGAACGTCTCCCGCAGCCCGTACGACATGACCCGGGTGGGTGAGGACGTGCCGAACGATGCGGTGATCGCGGCGGTCCGGGCGATGCACGCCGCCGGGTACGGGGTGGTGTTCTGCTCCGGCCGGGACGCCTCGGCCCGGGCCGACACCGTGGCCTGGCTCGCCCGGCACGTCCGGGTGCCCTACCTGGCCCTGCACCTGCGCGCGATCGGCGACTCCCGCAAGGACGCCGTCGTCAAGCGCGAGATCTACGAACGGGAGATCCGGCCCCGCTACCGGGTGGCCGGGGTCTTCGACGACCGGATGCAGGTGGTCCGGATGTGGCGCGCCCTCGGCCTGACGGTCTTCCAGGTGGCCGAGGGCGACTTCTGA
- a CDS encoding phosphodiester glycosidase family protein → MTVDYVNSGAVTKAEPLRGAVDRSRAVAAVNGDFFDINNSGAAQGIGVRAGELVQSPVAGHTNAVAIDAEGLGRVIQVHFDGTATLPTGPVTLTQFNNMIQAGGVGVFTALWGTYARERAVAGAARVTEVAVVGGRVDRVTRAAGSGPIAAGTTILLGRDAGADALAGLRPGDPVDVTWRPKPSDGGGLRAAVGGGSVLVRDGVVQSIADASLAPRTAVGFSADGRRMIMLTVDGRQADSRGVTQIEAGRMMAELGAWNALNLDGGGSSTLLAPGTSPASTRRPAS, encoded by the coding sequence GTGACCGTGGACTACGTCAACTCGGGTGCGGTGACGAAGGCCGAGCCGTTGCGCGGCGCGGTGGACCGCTCCCGGGCCGTCGCCGCGGTCAACGGCGACTTCTTCGACATCAACAACTCCGGCGCGGCGCAGGGGATCGGCGTCCGCGCCGGTGAACTGGTCCAGTCGCCGGTGGCCGGGCACACCAACGCCGTCGCGATCGACGCCGAGGGGCTGGGCCGGGTGATCCAGGTGCACTTCGACGGCACCGCCACCCTGCCCACGGGTCCCGTCACCCTCACCCAGTTCAACAACATGATCCAGGCGGGCGGCGTCGGCGTTTTCACCGCGCTCTGGGGGACGTACGCCCGGGAGCGGGCGGTGGCCGGCGCGGCCCGCGTCACCGAGGTCGCCGTGGTCGGCGGCCGGGTGGACCGCGTGACCCGGGCGGCCGGCAGCGGGCCGATCGCCGCCGGCACGACCATCCTGCTGGGCCGGGACGCCGGGGCGGACGCGCTCGCCGGGCTGCGGCCGGGAGACCCGGTCGACGTGACCTGGCGGCCGAAGCCGTCGGACGGCGGCGGCCTGCGCGCGGCGGTCGGCGGCGGCAGCGTGCTGGTCCGCGACGGGGTGGTGCAGAGCATCGCCGACGCGAGCCTCGCGCCGCGCACCGCGGTCGGCTTCTCCGCCGACGGCCGGCGGATGATCATGCTCACCGTGGACGGTCGGCAGGCGGACAGCCGGGGCGTGACCCAGATTGAGGCCGGCCGGATGATGGCCGAACTCGGGGCCTGGAACGCGCTGAACCTCGACGGCGGCGGCTCGTCCACGCTGCTGGCCCCTGGCACGTCGCCGGCTTCGACCCGGCGACCGGCGAGCTGA